ctaaaCACGAGCTGGCTAACGGGGCTCTGGTGAACCAAGAAGTTCTCAACGgcggatcaggcagaggaggtgatggcatGTCAGTGGCTGTGAAGGCGGATGAAGGCtggagcaggtcctcagaccctaatcgtctgggatttcccagctattggaccaggctaaggaccCGTCAAGGACTGGGTCTTTGTCAGCctgcaatgacattcccacagTACACAAACCCAgatcgaccctggatgtagattttctccaTATCCACCATCCCATCCAAGAATCGATCAAGAGgcaatcttcctcaccactgagggattACCACCACTATGAACCAGTATGGATTGATTTTATTGTCATAAATTGGTTGAATTAATCTTACTTTGCTGCTGCTTCCACGTCTTGTTGCACTTGATTGACACAAGGCTCTCATGAGATGGTTCACAGGAACATTTAACTTTGTGAGGCAAAAACAAAATCACCAAGTCTGATAGTGGTAGACGGCAGTGTTGTAGTCGAGTCCCCCACCCCTGAGGCCAAGGCCGAGTCTGAGACCTGGGCCTCCGAGGCTAAGGCCAAGACCGAATCACACCACCTCGAGGCCGAGACCACAACATCTGAGGCCAAGACCAAGGCTGAGGCCGAGTATTGTAAAACGCCGTATGTAtatttcggcctacatcatacATTGCCGAGTTGAACTGCACACGGTGGTGTATGACGTGAAGTCTACTGTATTTGCTTTCTGTACACGCTGAAAGTGCCTCGTGAAATTGGACGTTGTTCTCTCACCAAGGGGAATATTTGTCACTATTTGTAAATGTCTTTCAAGTATAAATCTAAAACTATTTGAAAGGTTATAAACTTCCAGCGATATTGTTCAATAGTTTACATAAATTTCTTTAAACACCTCTGCAGCTGTTTCTTAGTATCTTGAGCTAGTCTTCATTATCGGTTTAAGACCAGCCATGCGACCGGCTCTCAACAAATGGGAAACGCTAAACTGTCTTGTTTCCACATGATTAGCATTTCTAGATGTAGCGTAGCATATCTATCTGTGCATGTTGTTTTTTCAAGCATTGCACGTGCGCGTGAAGTTACATGATGAGGGCAACGCAGTGCTTGTTTTTTGGTTGTTGGCAAGTAAACGGTGcgaaaaataagtaaaaattcTTCGAGACTGCAAGGGCATCAAAAAAATCAGTCTTGAGATATCCAACACTAGACGATGTAACAGATAAATGCCCCCCACTTGAACTGTGGTTCAGAATGGCAAAATATGGCTGCTTCTTCTtgggcttcttctatgctgtgttttctgtgacagtatgtggtgctgcccctagtggtgaacaaaaggcaacCGTAGATGAAGGAAAGCAATGACACTTTGGACCTATTCTACTTTATCATGGAAAACGAATGgcaacattaaacaaagaattagACAGGATTCCATCGTATCACATGGAATTTAATCCCATTGGATTGTTCCATAATAAAAAACTAATTCTGAATTGCCTCATAGCCCACATATCCATATCGTTTCATCAGGGAGCGATCCACACCCCTTGTACTCATTATTTCCTTTTCAGCAAATCAAGCTTGATTGCTAAAAATCTCGAttgttgaccaaaaaaaaacaaacaaaaaaaacagagaattgAAAGTTATCAATGAGAGACAAAAGAGAGGAAGAAAGTGAGCCAAAGAATCCAGTCGGAGTCTCAGGGAAAGTCCCATCTGGAGGCTGAGGCCTTGCTGGCACTAATCTGGACCTGGAACCAGTCTGTTCACTCAGTGTCCGTGTGTCCCTGGGGAACAAGGCTCTGCCGGTAGTAAGGTTCATGTATGAGGTCTGGCAAATGGCGCGATGACAGTTTCCGGTTGTTGATGATTCTCAGTGACGTCTCCTGGAAAGGAGATCCTTCACATTCAGCTGTTGCTCGCTGGCAGCATCACTTGGACCCTGCGGGACGCTGACCTACTAAAACCTCAGCCCAAAAAGTCCCCCCGCCCCCCCCGCCTGTCTGTGCCACCAGTTCTGAGCCTTGAATGCCACAGTGACTACGATGTCTGCAAACCATCACAAAAAGATTGTTTATTTAGATTATCGAGGGCCAAAAGCATGTTTGATGATGATAATGAGACAATGTCAGCGTttgatggtttttttttgtttttaattataaaGTCGATCAACTTGAACACATCATGATTTCAGAATCCAAACTGGTTggcaacaaataaacaaacccaATAAGCATAAATGAATTTGAAGCTTTCCACTGAGCCACATACAACTGTAACCTTTAAATATGGAATTCATGGTCTTAAACCATATGGGTGCACATTCttgaactgtccagcaggtggcagcacaccATGTGACACATTCCTTTTAATGCAGCATCATTAACAGCGTTCACAACATGGGTGTTTCAAAGgtttcagaatgtttttaaaaagtatttggaCTTTTTCTTGAGTAATATACAATCCGGGCAAAAACGTTTCATTATCCCCATTAATTAATTCCGATTTTACTTTCCCTATTCTGTTGGCTATGTTGTCACATATTTGGTGATGTGGCAGGTATCATGTTTCTACCCTTGGTTGTTAGTTCACGAAaagcagcaacttctcagacaaaggaattccgacgagggggctggaccactcctccaacaaggcgtgctcacaggcgaatgacgtcaccaacaggcatgaaaaaactctcgcatgcccacgtgggttcaaacttggctgatgtaatcacacgtgattcaaatccatatggttttttttaaaaaaaaaaaaaaaaaaaggtctgatacttttctaacagaccttgtattgacAAATTTACTGCatagatttattattattttttaaatctgcaaaagtataaaaaaaaattaaaataataataataataattaaaaaaaaaatggaatggaaATAAAACAGCCATGTAACTTATATTGACGAATTTACtgcacagatttatttattttttataaatctgcaaaaaaaaaaaaaaagtatggaaATAAAATGGCCATGTAACTTATATTGACAAATTTACTgcacagatttattttattttttataaatctgcaaaaatctaaaatgaataaaaaataaataaataaaaaaagggaATGGAAATCAAACAGCCATGTAACTTATACTGATAAATTTCCTgcacagatttattttattttttataaatctgcaaaaatctaaaaaataaaaataaaaatggaatggAAATAAAATGGCCATGTACCTTGTATTAACACATTTACTgcacagatttattttattttttataaatctgcaaaaatctaaaataaataaaaaataaaataaaaaatggaatggaAATAAAACAGCCATGTAACTTATATTGACAAATTTACTgcacagatttattttattttttagaaatctgcaaaaaaaaaaaataaataaataaataaataaaaaaataaaataaaaataataaaaataaaaataataataatttaaaaaatggaaTGGGAATGAAACAGCCATGTAACTTATATTGACAAATTTACTGCAcagatatattttattttttagaaaatatggAATTCATGGTCTTAAACCATATGGGTGCACATTCttgaactgtccagcaggtggcagcacaccATGTGACACATTCCTTTTAATGCAGCATCATTAACAGCGTTCACAACATGGGTGTTTCAAAGgtttcagaatgtttttaaaaagtatttggaCTTTTTCTTGAGTAATATACAATCCGGGCAAAAACGTTTCATTATCCCCATTAATTAATTCCGATTTTACTTTCCCTATTCTGTTGGCTATGTTGTCACATATTTGGTGATGTGGCAGGTATCATGTTTCTACCCTTGGTTGTTAGTTCACGAAAAGGTGGGTGCTGCTTCAGCATGTGGCAAAGTCAAAGAGATATCACACAGatgaaacaaagttgctttttccaTTGATATGTTGCATCAAGGCTCACCAGATTTTAATCAGTTTGTCCTTGATATATACCCTTTTAAGATAGATAAGAAGAAGATGatacacaagctggctgggatccactcacccactcatctatatTTTTGCTGTTCAAGCACTACACTTTTACTAGcgcatggggtggggggggggggggggggtgtgcacaacaacacaaaacagagttttgaatCTGTCAGCtatgacagtcaatcacaaactgTACAAAAATACAGATGATAGAAAAAATAGACCAAACAGCATGCTGAGGCTCTTCAACTTCAAAAAAATGAAATTTATTTTCACATTTTCTCATTTCTCCTCATCTGCCATATTATTGCAATCATCCATGTGATTGTCTTTTTCTCCCATAGCAACAGGACATGTCCTCCTGAATGTTAAATCACCTTTGAGCTTTTCTAGCTTCATGTAATTAAGTCTTCGGATTCTACTTTTGCGCCTGCACACATTTCCGAACCCGCTGCAGACCCACTGCTCACTGCACTGCCAATAGGCAAACATCcactttgttttttaaatgtaccGACTCCTGCAGATGCATGCACGTTGTTTTTGCACAGCACTGTATTACCGCATGACAAAAAGCCTACATTCAAAATATGGGGAAAATGGGTGTGTAAACACCTAGGCCTTCTGGCAGTACTGCACAAAAGGTTTTATGCACCCCAGAATTTTGCTAAAAAACTTTTtgctaaaagaataaaaaataaatttgaacactttttaCTTGTGCAAAAAATAGTGATTTTTTTCCCTCAGTTAatgaaactaataataataataataataataataataaataaattaaaaagcttTTTATTCCTTTGTAGTTCTGCTGCTCAAAATGTGATGGCACAAAGACGGTTGTAGATAATTGCTCACTGATAATCCAATTATCACAGACGGGAAATTACatatttttaaaggtgaaaaatgaatCCACATTGCGCTTATTTATAACTATTACATAGTAAGTATTACTTTGAACATTTTTAACAATAGTTGtgtctaaaacttttgcacagtactgcattGACAACAGCATGTCGAAAGCACATATATGCAAAATgaatatggctcaaaattaaataTGTCAATACTACATGATAATTGTGACCAAAATTTAAGagtaattttaattatttttaagcactTTGTATAAATGTGTTACATTTAATTTTTCTTGGAGCTGAAATTCAGTATGTTATGtcgattttaaatgtatttcttcaTATAAATATTAGTTTGGCCAAAGTGGAATAAAAGTCTTGAttgtttttccttcatgtatgtagtGAGTGAAGTATTTCTccataaaaaagctgtttcttttCTGTGATAAATGACTCTGGTTATCTAGCTGTGTACTGGTTTAAGCAATTTTGCAACAAAGTTTAACAGCAGATAAGAGCAGAGCATCGATTTGAAACACGTTCTCGCACCCTCACTGTTTTTGCCAAACATCATTCTCTTTCTCAATCTATTTTTCCTCATTTTTAAAGTGTGTTGCCCTTCCCTTTAATAGCAGTCAGGATTTAttttgtgcagcagataagaacAGAGCCTTTAAAAACACGTCAAAAAGGAATCGGTCCGAGACGTCTCTCGCTCGCTACATTCAGGAGGACAACTTAACATTATTCCACATAACAAAACTCTTCCCTTTCAAAATTAtcaaggcacttgaagaaaaaaaaaaatacaaaccccCCCTGAAAAATAAAGAATGCATTGTTTAGATATTTCTTCTGGATATTAAAGTTGATTTGTGGATTTGTAAACAGCATCCAGTTCCTGTTTTTGCATTGgctgtacaaaaaaacaaacaaacaaaaaagatctGGAGACAAAACGGACGGAGCATCATCTTtacttcaacaattaatgtcttcAGTGGCTTCATATAAATGTCTGTTTTGGATCAAGTCCTCCACAGGCTCCTATTCATCTCATGGGACCTAAGCATTTGGGTTCCTTTACGGATTCCCTCCCGCGTGGACTCCTTCTCCGCAGGGGGGCTAACATGAGGACCAACCTGGCTTGCTGCCTCAATTCAGGTCCTCATTTTGCCCTCTTTTCCTCAATTCCTCAAGCAGGGATCGACTGTGTGTCACTCGTCCCTCGATGTCCTCCTCCCCACCATTTTCCAGAGAAGTGGCCAAAAAGCGATCAAATAAAAATGATCAGTGTTTGTGTTTAGTTGCATGGCAGCCAGGTGGCGTACATGGGATGCTGTGGTGGAGCTAGGTACTGCTGAGGATGCGACGGCGGGCAGGAGTAGACCGGTTGAACCTGGGCTATGTAATAGTTGCTGAAGTTGCCACTGGAGATGTAAGGTGCCGGCTGGTAGAAGCATGTCACGTTGGCAGTGTTGGGGATGGCATTCTGCTCCACCAGAACCTGCAGCGCCAGTGAAGATATGAGGCTAAGTGCCTGGCGCCTCTCGTGGCCCATCAGGCACACCGTACTTTCCTGTACCACATTGTAGAGCGTGGCCAGATAGTCATACTTCCTGTCCTCCAGGTCCACAAAGTGGTTCTGTAGGTAGGACTCCAGCTTCCGCCGCTGCTCCATCACATCAGGAAAATCTATGAAGAAGCGCGAGCACATATAGCGCTGCAGCAGTTTCATCTCCGAGTCAGATGCCGCGCGGAAACCCcgcaccagcaggtggcagtacttCAACAGACCCCCGCCGCGGATCTCTTCGGGGCTCCTTGTGCAGATGAGACGCTTGCGCAGGTGATCCAGAGCGGTGAAGAAGTCCCCGTAGACGCTCTCGCCGAGGATTGTGGGGTGGAAGGTGGCCGCCATGGGGTGCTCCGAGCACTCGTAGAAGAGGAGAAGCGAGTCCAGGCGGATCTGGAAGGGAGTCCACGCTGACTCAAACTGCCGTCGAAGAGAGTCCACGAATTTCAGCTCGACGTTCTTGCCACGGTTATTGGAAAGCGAGATGAGGCTCCAGCGGTCCGAGTCATTGCACACTTTCACCATTTTTTGCACGTAGGCTTCCTAGAAATGAGCACATTGGTAAACATGAGGCACCACCACAAACggatcaataaaaatacttatttttttattgattCGTACCAACTGCTTCTCGAGTCTATTTTTTAAGTTGCGTCATATTTCACACGGACAATCTTTGTTGCCAAGTTGGTATAGATTGGACTGTCCACTAACCAAAACATTGTTGGGTTGAATCCCTtcttcttgttattattattattattacattgggGCACTTTATCCCACCTCCCCTTGTTTTTAAACCGTTTGCTTGACTGCAGTGTATAGATTTTAATGAAAATTGGTGTAGAGATGGTCCTCGTGTCAgagacaattttaaaatttttttggtGGTGATCGCGACCTTTCCTTTTAGCTGTATTTTAGCTGTTGGTTCCTTATGGCAGAAAGACCAGTGCAAAAGTGAATACCGCCATATTTGATTTCTAACACATTTATAAAACTCCACACTTATCAGAGTTAATTTTAAACTATCTAGAGTGAAGTATTCAACACTTTTCCACATTTCAGATTTTCAGAGTCATTTTCATTACTATAGAGAGTATTTTAATCTTTCAGAAAGTGGAGTTGGTTTGAAATGACAACCTTGTGCAAATGGATGTTGGGGTTTAAAAATTTCATTTTTAGAGTTAAGTTGTgggagcacggtggcttagtggttagcactgttgcctcactgcaagaaggtcttaggattgattcccacctgtggcctttctgtgtggagtttggatgttctccctgtGTATGCGTTGGTtccctctggcttcctcccacatccaaaaacatgcaggttaggtggaatggaaactttaagttgtccataggtgtgcgtgcgagtgtcttcgtttgtctatatgtggtcctgcgacagactggcgtcctgtccggggtgtactccgcctcacgccctatgactgctgggataggctccaacccctggtgaaccttaattgaagtaagtggttgaagattagAGAGGGAGTGAGTTAAATTGTCGAAAGGTTGAGTTTACACTGATATGATCAATTCAGAGAAACACCTCCAAAACCTTCAAAGGTTTAACTCTAAAGTCTTAAAATAACACTTTAGTGTCAAATCAACTGACATGTTTGAGAACTTTAAcactccatttttttttctttgtatgagGAGGAAAAGAAAAATCAGAATTTTGATTGTCCTCTGCTGGCTGGAGGAAGTGCAGCAGGCCAAGTCCCATTCTATATTAGGATTCCATAATAGGCATGTGTGCctattacatttttttctggaattaaaaaggaaaaaaagaagaaataattgCCTGCTGGATGCCTGGTCGAGGATGCAGCTGAGAAATAACCTGCAGTTCTGTCATCCTGGAGGACGGCACAATGAACTTTTGTTTCAATTCCTGTTtaccactcaacaaaaatataaacgcaacgcttttggttttgctcccattttgtatgagatgaactcaaagatctaaaactttttccacatacacaatatcaccatttccctcaaatattgttcacaaaccagtctaaatctgtgatagtgagcacttctcctttgctgagataatccatcccacctcacaggtgtgccatatcaagatgctgattagacaccatgattagtgcacaggtgtgccttagactgcccacaataaaaggccactctgaaaggtgcagttttatcacacagcacaatgccacagatgtcgcaagatttgagggagcgtgcaattggcatgctgacagctggaatgtcaaccagagctgttgctcgtgtattgaatgttcatttctctaccataagtcgtctccaaaggcgtttcagagaatttggcagtacatccaaccagcctcacaactgcagaccacgtgtaaccacaccagcccaggacctccacatccagcatgttcacctccaagatcgtctgagaccagccactcggacagctactggaacaatcggtttgcataaccaaagaatttctgcacaaactgtcagaaaccgtctcagggaagctcatctgcatgctcgtcgtcctcattggggtctcgacctgactccagttcatcgtcgtaaccgacttgagtgggcaaatgctcacattcgctggcgtttggcacgttggagagttgttctcttcacggatgatgcgaaggagatgtgttgcactgcatgaggcaaatggtggtcacaccagatactgactggtatcccccccaataaaacaaaactgcacctttcagagtggccttttattgtgggcagtctaaggcacacctgtgcactaatcatggtgtcta
The sequence above is drawn from the Thalassophryne amazonica chromosome 21, fThaAma1.1, whole genome shotgun sequence genome and encodes:
- the LOC117503240 gene encoding terminal nucleotidyltransferase 5A-like — its product is MDEHVESAAVVGCSDGERINLSVLNWEQVQRLDAILTGSIPIHGRWSFPTLEVKPRDIVKVVRRRMEKKRIRVREVRLNGSAASYVLHEDSGLGWKDLDLIFCAELKGETEFRTVKDIVLDALLDFLPEGVNKEKITPATLKEAYVQKMVKVCNDSDRWSLISLSNNRGKNVELKFVDSLRRQFESAWTPFQIRLDSLLLFYECSEHPMAATFHPTILGESVYGDFFTALDHLRKRLICTRSPEEIRGGGLLKYCHLLVRGFRAASDSEMKLLQRYMCSRFFIDFPDVMEQRRKLESYLQNHFVDLEDRKYDYLATLYNVVQESTVCLMGHERRQALSLISSLALQVLVEQNAIPNTANVTCFYQPAPYISSGNFSNYYIAQVQPVYSCPPSHPQQYLAPPQHPMYATWLPCN